In the Vespa crabro chromosome 10, iyVesCrab1.2, whole genome shotgun sequence genome, one interval contains:
- the LOC124427262 gene encoding WAS/WASL-interacting protein family member 1-like isoform X1, translating into MVRLDLVRMVLLLCSLALMAVAEETKKSESNIEKKDEKTKRGLELSLGSHGLGGGFGGGHGIGGGGFGGGGFGGGGFGGGEQISTEHIPAVTITKQVPVPAPYPVEVEKHVPYPVKVPVKVPIDRPVPVHVPAPYPVTVEKHVPYPVDKPVPYPIKVPVKVPVKVPYPVKVPVKVPYTVTKPVPYPVKVPVVVKEPYPVVLEDHHGGGGFGGGFGDGGYGGGHELELGGYGHH; encoded by the coding sequence GTGCTACTCCTGTGCAGCCTGGCTTTGATGGCCGTGGCCGAGGAGACGAAGAAGAGTGAATCTAACATCGaaaagaaggatgaaaaaacGAAGCGTGGCCTAGAACTGAGCCTGGGTAGTCACGGTTTAGGGGGAGGTTTTGGCGGAGGTCATGGCATCGGAGGAGGTGGCTTCGGAGGAGGTGGTTTTGGTGGTGGTGGCTTCGGAGGAGGTGAACAGATCTCGACCGAACATATTCCGGCGGTGACAATAACGAAACAAGTACCTGTCCCTGCGCCGTATCCAGTCGAGGTCGAAAAACATGTACCTTATCCGGTAAAAGTACCGGTTAAGGTACCCATCGATAGACCGGTTCCCGTACACGTGCCAGCACCTTATCCGGTAACGGTCGAGAAGCACGTGCCCTATCCAGTGGATAAGCCAGTACCTTATCCCATCAAGGTACCAGTCAAGGTGCCCGTCAAAGTGCCGTATCCGGTCAAGGTGCCTGTCAAGGTTCCTTACACTGTGACAAAACCCGTACCTTATCCCGTTAAAGTCCCAGTCGTCGTAAAAGAACCTTATCCCGTCGTACTCGAGGATCATCACGGAGGTGGCGGTTTCGGCGGTGGATTTGGCGATGGTGGTTACGGTGGTGGACACGAGCTCGAACTCGGTGGCTACGGTCATCACTGA
- the LOC124427262 gene encoding WAS/WASL-interacting protein family member 1-like isoform X2 — translation MYSTEKLKVLLLCSLALMAVAEETKKSESNIEKKDEKTKRGLELSLGSHGLGGGFGGGHGIGGGGFGGGGFGGGGFGGGEQISTEHIPAVTITKQVPVPAPYPVEVEKHVPYPVKVPVKVPIDRPVPVHVPAPYPVTVEKHVPYPVDKPVPYPIKVPVKVPVKVPYPVKVPVKVPYTVTKPVPYPVKVPVVVKEPYPVVLEDHHGGGGFGGGFGDGGYGGGHELELGGYGHH, via the exons ATGTACAGCACCGAGAAACTGAAA GTGCTACTCCTGTGCAGCCTGGCTTTGATGGCCGTGGCCGAGGAGACGAAGAAGAGTGAATCTAACATCGaaaagaaggatgaaaaaacGAAGCGTGGCCTAGAACTGAGCCTGGGTAGTCACGGTTTAGGGGGAGGTTTTGGCGGAGGTCATGGCATCGGAGGAGGTGGCTTCGGAGGAGGTGGTTTTGGTGGTGGTGGCTTCGGAGGAGGTGAACAGATCTCGACCGAACATATTCCGGCGGTGACAATAACGAAACAAGTACCTGTCCCTGCGCCGTATCCAGTCGAGGTCGAAAAACATGTACCTTATCCGGTAAAAGTACCGGTTAAGGTACCCATCGATAGACCGGTTCCCGTACACGTGCCAGCACCTTATCCGGTAACGGTCGAGAAGCACGTGCCCTATCCAGTGGATAAGCCAGTACCTTATCCCATCAAGGTACCAGTCAAGGTGCCCGTCAAAGTGCCGTATCCGGTCAAGGTGCCTGTCAAGGTTCCTTACACTGTGACAAAACCCGTACCTTATCCCGTTAAAGTCCCAGTCGTCGTAAAAGAACCTTATCCCGTCGTACTCGAGGATCATCACGGAGGTGGCGGTTTCGGCGGTGGATTTGGCGATGGTGGTTACGGTGGTGGACACGAGCTCGAACTCGGTGGCTACGGTCATCACTGA
- the LOC124427261 gene encoding probable H/ACA ribonucleoprotein complex subunit 1 has product MPLIATMQLQCALPKSTMSTPQALVLLVLVATATLATETKKPLKKEAIDSKDAKSKRGLELSLGHGFGDFGGHEGLGGGLGGGHGGGFGGGGLGGGHGGGFGGGGFGGGGGLGGGGGLGGGGGLGGGDGGRISSITIHREVQVPVPAPYPVERNVPVPVAVPVKVPVDRPYPVHVPKPYPVPVEKHIPVPVEKPVPVPFKIPVKVPVKVPYPVSVPVKVPFPVQKEVPYPVKVPVVVKESYPVLVQGGGGGGGDGGGYGGGYGGGHGYGGGGFGGHGLEISDFGGLHHRR; this is encoded by the exons ATGCCGCTGATTGCGACTATGCAACTTCAGTGTGCACTACCGAAGTCTACCATGAGCACTCCGCAG GCACTCGTTCTTCTCGTCCTCGTGGCAACGGCAACGTTAGCCACCGAGACGAAGAAGCCATTAAAGAAGGAGGCCATCGATAGCAAGGACgcaaagagtaagagaggatTGGAATTAAGTTTGGGTCATGGCTTCGGCGACTTTGGCGGGCACGAAGGACTTGGCGGCGGATTGGGAGGAGGTCATGGAGGAGGCTTCGGAGGAGGCGGATTGGGAGGAGGTCATGGAGGAGGCTTTGGAGGAGGCGGATtcggcggtggcggtggttTAGGAGGTGGCGGTGGATTGGGAGGTGGCGGTGGACTCGGAGGTGGCGATGGAGGACGCATAAGTTCTATAACGATCCATCGAGAGGTTCAAGTACCAGTACCTGCACCATATCCGGTCGAGAGGAATGTACCGGTTCCGGTGGCGGTGCCAGTGAAGGTCCCGGTCGATCGTCCTTATCCCGTGCACGTGCCTAAACCTTACCCAGTGCCCGTGGAAAAGCATATTCCGGTGCCAGTTGAAAAACCGGTACCAGTGCCGTTCAAGATTCCCGTAAAGGTGCCCGTCAAAGTACCATACCCGGTGAGCGTACCTGTAAAGGTACCTTTCCCTGTACAAAAGGAAGTACCTTACCCGGTTAAGGTCCCCGTTGTCGTCAAAGAATCTTATCCAGTACTCGTccaaggaggaggaggaggaggaggtgatggtggtggCTACGGTGGCGGCTATGGTGGCGGCCATGGCTATGGAGGAGGTGGCTTTGGAGGTCATGGCTTGGAGATTTCCGATTTTGGTGGATTGCATCATCGACGATGA